A window of Streptomyces sp. SAI-127 contains these coding sequences:
- a CDS encoding chorismate mutase, with translation MTTTPEATIADARERVDALDDRIIGLIQERMAVSSVVQQTRIASGGRRVHLAREMEILGRYREALGKPGTSLAMTLLELCRGRI, from the coding sequence GTGACCACCACACCGGAAGCGACCATCGCGGACGCCCGTGAGCGCGTCGACGCCCTCGACGACCGGATCATCGGTCTGATCCAGGAACGGATGGCCGTCTCGTCCGTCGTCCAGCAGACCCGTATCGCCTCCGGCGGCCGACGGGTCCACCTCGCCCGCGAGATGGAGATCCTCGGCCGCTACCGCGAGGCGCTCGGCAAGCCGGGGACCTCCCTCGCCATGACGCTGCTCGAACTGTGCAGGGGTCGCATCTGA
- a CDS encoding LPXTG cell wall anchor domain-containing protein, giving the protein MKLRRALAAAAATAAIAPLALFAAPTAFADESESPAPTATESTPADATTTAPESTPTDPATTPADPASTPATGSPSTTASSSATTSSSPSTSPSGSASASASPSPSESGEPIDECEVDEDGGPVINDSDALHSSLTGLPESIVAGSGWTNFKFNVKNSGDDTIKDIQPFVGVGAVDWDFEEDYSDLVTVQVKQGGSWVDVSTQFGEGGSFNAFTLDGGDSLSYQLRVKVDRKVPSAIGIAIGLAEYSDEKGCWVSSDENYGIYYFEVLPAGSDPGKPNDAKPQTGGKGAISDVNNVDVDGQLAETGSSSALPVLGLVGGFAVVAGTGVVFAVKRRKGATGAHA; this is encoded by the coding sequence ATGAAGCTTCGCCGTGCACTGGCCGCCGCGGCCGCGACCGCCGCGATAGCACCGCTGGCCCTGTTCGCCGCGCCGACCGCGTTCGCGGACGAGTCCGAGTCCCCCGCTCCGACCGCGACGGAGAGCACGCCCGCCGACGCCACCACGACGGCCCCCGAGAGCACTCCGACGGACCCGGCGACGACCCCGGCGGACCCGGCGAGCACGCCCGCCACCGGCTCGCCCTCCACGACTGCCTCCAGCTCGGCCACCACCAGCAGCAGCCCTTCGACGAGCCCGTCCGGCTCTGCCTCCGCCAGCGCCAGCCCCTCGCCGAGCGAGAGCGGCGAGCCCATCGACGAGTGCGAGGTCGACGAGGACGGCGGCCCGGTCATCAACGACAGCGACGCGCTGCACAGCTCGCTGACCGGCCTGCCCGAGAGCATCGTGGCGGGCAGCGGCTGGACGAACTTCAAGTTCAACGTGAAGAACTCCGGTGACGACACGATCAAGGACATCCAGCCCTTCGTCGGTGTCGGGGCGGTCGACTGGGACTTCGAGGAGGACTACAGCGACCTGGTCACCGTGCAGGTGAAGCAGGGCGGCTCCTGGGTCGACGTGTCCACGCAGTTCGGCGAGGGCGGCTCGTTCAACGCCTTCACCCTCGACGGCGGCGACTCCCTCAGCTACCAGCTGCGGGTGAAGGTCGACCGCAAGGTCCCGAGCGCGATCGGCATCGCCATCGGTCTCGCCGAGTACTCGGACGAGAAGGGCTGCTGGGTCTCCAGCGACGAGAACTACGGCATCTACTACTTCGAGGTCCTGCCGGCCGGCTCCGACCCCGGCAAGCCGAACGACGCCAAGCCGCAGACCGGCGGCAAGGGCGCCATCTCCGACGTCAACAACGTCGACGTGGACGGTCAGCTCGCCGAGACCGGTTCCAGCTCGGCCCTGCCGGTCCTCGGCCTCGTCGGCGGCTTCGCCGTCGTCGCCGGTACCGGTGTGGTCTTCGCGGTGAAGCGGCGCAAGGGTGCGACCGGCGCCCACGCCTGA
- a CDS encoding DUF3710 domain-containing protein produces MVSLVDLGGLLVPTGPGVRMELMTSRGDGSLVAVTVLRGRTAIQLQAFRMLPDTSWATVREQLARSIRRYGGSVEERVGRAGTELQAVVRIQGPPGKDRQTVRALGSDGPGWLLRGFVSGVGAAPDSEEEWPYDTFQGTVVRMSSAPRRTDTLIVLRPPQLDA; encoded by the coding sequence ATGGTGTCTTTGGTTGACCTCGGGGGTCTGTTGGTGCCGACCGGGCCCGGAGTGAGGATGGAGTTGATGACATCCCGTGGCGACGGCTCCCTCGTGGCCGTCACCGTCCTCCGTGGCCGGACGGCGATCCAGCTCCAGGCATTCCGCATGCTCCCGGACACCTCCTGGGCGACCGTCCGTGAGCAGCTGGCCCGGTCGATACGCAGGTACGGCGGTTCCGTCGAGGAACGCGTCGGCCGCGCGGGAACCGAACTCCAGGCCGTCGTGCGGATCCAGGGCCCTCCCGGCAAGGACCGGCAGACCGTGCGGGCCCTCGGCTCCGACGGCCCGGGCTGGCTTCTCCGCGGTTTCGTGTCGGGAGTCGGGGCAGCGCCCGACAGCGAGGAGGAGTGGCCCTACGACACCTTCCAGGGGACCGTCGTACGCATGTCCTCCGCTCCCCGGCGCACCGACACGCTGATCGTCCTGAGGCCGCCACAACTGGACGCCTGA
- a CDS encoding serine/threonine-protein kinase has product MGTEGETFRVIAGRYRLEARIGRGGMGVVWRATDQLLGRQVAVKEIPLDETLSAEDARLQRDRTLREAGAVARLSHPHIIVVHDVVEQDERPYIVMELIDGGSLADRISAHGPVDAAEAARIGADLLSALRAAHTAGVLHRDIKPANVLVESGTGRVVLTDFGIAQVAGATTLTETGSFVGSPEYTAPERMSGVRTGPEADLWSLGALLCTALSGESPFRRDSLGGILHAVVIDEIRPPAQAEPLLPVVRGLLERDPERRLDAVEAERMLRAFRETGRTPPRRAPERAYTPTQRDLPLRRSPAPERAGRGGLMAPVRWRRGVLVAVLLVAVTAGAGVSAAVLLMDRGGDDGRTTAGSPVPGTPTGSRTGTAKPAPTVSLPSAPSGYRVAQDPAGFALAVPDGFIREPQGERVFYLSAGETFRLGIKVTDPQPGGPMGVMRRAAAKGPETNPGYRDGRVTSVTHRGQPAAFWEFTWDGFSAAEGARHTYDVCWEEDGRLYDVWVSAPAGKVREAKEYFDVAVDTFTLP; this is encoded by the coding sequence ATGGGGACCGAGGGGGAAACCTTCCGTGTGATCGCGGGCCGTTATCGCCTGGAGGCGAGGATCGGGCGCGGCGGCATGGGCGTGGTGTGGCGGGCGACCGACCAACTGCTCGGCCGGCAGGTGGCCGTCAAGGAGATCCCCCTCGACGAGACACTCTCCGCCGAGGACGCCCGGCTCCAGCGCGACCGGACCCTGCGCGAGGCCGGCGCGGTGGCCAGGCTGTCCCACCCGCACATCATCGTGGTCCACGACGTCGTCGAGCAGGACGAACGGCCGTACATCGTCATGGAGTTGATCGACGGCGGCTCCCTCGCCGACCGGATCTCCGCGCACGGCCCGGTCGACGCCGCCGAGGCCGCCCGGATCGGCGCCGACCTGCTGAGCGCGTTGCGCGCGGCACACACGGCCGGTGTGCTGCACCGGGACATCAAGCCCGCCAACGTGCTCGTCGAGTCCGGCACCGGCCGGGTCGTGCTCACCGACTTCGGCATCGCACAGGTCGCGGGCGCCACCACCCTCACCGAGACCGGCTCCTTCGTCGGCTCGCCCGAGTACACCGCGCCCGAGCGGATGTCGGGGGTCAGGACCGGCCCGGAGGCCGACCTGTGGTCCCTGGGAGCGTTGCTGTGCACGGCCCTGAGCGGTGAGTCGCCGTTCAGGCGGGACTCGTTGGGCGGCATTCTGCACGCCGTCGTCATCGACGAGATCCGGCCGCCCGCGCAGGCCGAGCCGCTCCTTCCCGTCGTACGGGGACTGCTGGAGCGGGACCCCGAGCGGCGGCTGGACGCGGTGGAGGCGGAGCGGATGCTGCGGGCTTTCCGGGAGACGGGCCGCACGCCGCCGCGCCGGGCACCCGAGCGGGCGTACACGCCGACCCAGCGGGATCTTCCGCTACGGCGGTCCCCGGCGCCGGAGCGGGCCGGGCGCGGTGGGCTCATGGCACCGGTGCGGTGGCGGCGGGGCGTGCTCGTGGCGGTGCTGCTGGTCGCCGTGACGGCGGGAGCGGGGGTGTCGGCGGCGGTGCTGCTGATGGACCGGGGCGGGGATGACGGCCGTACGACCGCCGGTAGTCCGGTGCCCGGGACACCCACCGGCAGCCGGACCGGAACGGCGAAGCCGGCACCCACCGTGAGCCTCCCCTCCGCCCCCTCCGGTTACCGCGTCGCTCAGGACCCCGCCGGGTTCGCGCTCGCCGTGCCCGACGGGTTCATCCGTGAGCCGCAGGGGGAGCGGGTCTTCTACCTGTCGGCCGGGGAGACCTTCCGGCTGGGCATCAAGGTGACCGATCCCCAACCCGGTGGCCCCATGGGCGTGATGCGGCGCGCGGCCGCCAAGGGCCCGGAGACCAACCCCGGTTACCGTGACGGCCGGGTCACCTCGGTCACGCACCGCGGACAGCCCGCCGCGTTCTGGGAGTTCACCTGGGACGGCTTCAGCGCGGCCGAGGGCGCCCGGCACACCTACGACGTGTGCTGGGAGGAGGACGGCCGGCTGTACGACGTCTGGGTGTCGGCGCCGGCCGGGAAGGTGCGGGAGGCCAAGGAGTACTTCGACGTGGCGGTCGACACGTTCACTCTGCCGTAG
- a CDS encoding serine/threonine-protein kinase produces the protein MSEDGEHSSDGRLIGGRYRLVERVGSGPNGTVWRARDEQDERYVAVKEPLLTGDPEDEERQRAAHRLPHEARAAARVDHPAAVAIHDVLLEDELPWIVMEWVEGESLDAALAGRGPLADAEAARIGLAVLGALHAAHRVGIVHRDLKPSNVLLEAAGDRVVVTDFGIGAAGQGNAEEAAVGFVAPECVSGRGAGPASDLWSLGALLRSAVAGGEVAESGSLGRLLERLLAAEPESRPAAAEAAEVLAEVAGTSLPKWAAEALASPPAVEAPAPTPVRPPADATEPTTATHEPRRLTALSALGLLLQKKPERG, from the coding sequence ATGAGCGAAGACGGCGAACACTCGTCCGACGGGCGTCTGATCGGTGGGCGTTACCGACTGGTCGAACGGGTCGGCTCCGGGCCGAACGGCACGGTGTGGCGGGCTCGCGACGAGCAGGACGAGCGCTATGTCGCCGTCAAGGAACCCCTTCTGACCGGGGATCCGGAGGACGAGGAGCGGCAGCGGGCCGCGCACCGGCTGCCGCACGAGGCCCGTGCCGCCGCGCGGGTCGACCACCCGGCGGCCGTCGCCATCCACGACGTACTCCTCGAGGACGAACTTCCCTGGATCGTCATGGAGTGGGTGGAAGGGGAGTCGCTGGACGCCGCCCTGGCCGGACGGGGGCCACTGGCGGACGCCGAGGCCGCCCGGATCGGGCTCGCCGTCCTCGGCGCGCTGCACGCCGCCCACCGCGTCGGCATCGTCCACCGCGACCTGAAACCGTCCAACGTCCTCCTCGAAGCCGCCGGCGACCGTGTCGTCGTCACCGACTTCGGCATCGGAGCCGCCGGGCAGGGCAATGCCGAGGAGGCCGCCGTCGGTTTCGTCGCCCCGGAGTGCGTCTCGGGGCGGGGCGCGGGTCCCGCCTCCGACCTGTGGTCGCTGGGCGCCCTGCTCCGCTCGGCCGTGGCGGGCGGCGAGGTCGCGGAGAGCGGTTCCCTCGGCCGGCTGCTGGAGCGGCTCCTCGCCGCCGAACCGGAGTCGCGGCCGGCGGCGGCGGAGGCCGCCGAGGTACTGGCCGAGGTTGCCGGTACGAGCCTGCCGAAGTGGGCCGCGGAAGCACTCGCTTCCCCTCCGGCCGTGGAAGCCCCGGCACCCACCCCCGTGCGGCCCCCGGCCGACGCCACCGAGCCGACCACCGCGACCCACGAGCCCCGCCGTCTCACGGCCCTCTCCGCGCTGGGCCTCCTGCTCCAGAAAAAACCCGAACGCGGCTGA
- a CDS encoding succinic semialdehyde dehydrogenase translates to MTDAQAQAKTGTNPLAPAPEGARTAADVVTPELVAQLTKGVTGSGRTANHTPFTGEKLADLPESTPEDVEKAFEAARKAQAVWERTPVRQRAAVLLRFHDLILERQAEVLDLIQLETGKARLHAHEEVQAVAVAARHYGRKAPAYLKPKRHTGAVPTLTKVTELRHPRGVVGQIAPWNYPLELSVGDALPAFVAGNAVVMKPDTETCLTALWARDLLVEAGLPAEVFQVVLGDGPVVGPEVVRHADYVSFTGSTRTGREVAQGAAARLIGVSLELGGKNAMLVLEDADIEKAAAGAVRACFSSAGQLCISIERLYVHESIADVFLERFAARTKAMRLGKSLAYGADMGSLVGERQLETVTRHVEEAVSKGAKVVAGGVARPDIGPYFFEPTILDGVTEPMAVCTEETFGPVVSLYRFKTEDEAVELANSTPYGLNSSVWTKDGRRGREIASRVRAGTVNVNEGYASAYGSVQSPMGGMKDSGLGRRHGSEGILKYTEAQTVAQQRLLPMAPSLGMDDEKYAQFMSRSLRLMKAFRFK, encoded by the coding sequence ATGACGGACGCGCAGGCCCAGGCCAAGACCGGCACGAACCCCCTCGCCCCCGCCCCGGAGGGCGCCCGTACCGCGGCCGACGTGGTCACCCCGGAGCTGGTCGCCCAGCTCACCAAGGGCGTGACCGGGTCCGGTCGTACCGCCAACCACACGCCGTTCACCGGCGAGAAGCTGGCCGACCTGCCCGAGTCGACGCCCGAGGACGTGGAGAAGGCCTTCGAGGCGGCCCGCAAGGCGCAGGCCGTGTGGGAGCGGACCCCGGTACGGCAGCGCGCCGCCGTCCTGCTCCGCTTCCACGATCTGATCCTCGAACGCCAGGCCGAGGTCCTCGACCTCATCCAGCTGGAGACCGGCAAGGCCCGTCTGCACGCCCACGAGGAGGTGCAGGCGGTCGCCGTGGCGGCGCGGCACTACGGCCGTAAAGCGCCCGCCTACCTCAAGCCGAAGCGGCACACCGGCGCCGTGCCGACCCTCACCAAGGTCACCGAGCTGCGCCACCCGCGCGGGGTCGTCGGCCAGATCGCCCCCTGGAACTACCCGCTGGAGCTGTCCGTCGGCGACGCGCTCCCCGCCTTCGTCGCGGGCAACGCCGTCGTCATGAAGCCGGACACCGAGACCTGCCTGACCGCCCTGTGGGCCCGCGACCTGCTCGTCGAGGCCGGCCTGCCCGCCGAGGTCTTCCAGGTCGTGCTCGGCGACGGTCCCGTCGTCGGCCCCGAGGTCGTCCGGCACGCCGACTACGTCTCCTTCACCGGCTCCACCCGCACCGGCCGCGAGGTCGCCCAGGGCGCCGCCGCCCGGCTGATCGGCGTCTCCCTCGAGCTCGGCGGCAAGAACGCCATGCTGGTCCTGGAGGACGCCGACATCGAGAAGGCCGCCGCCGGTGCCGTCCGCGCCTGCTTCTCCTCGGCCGGCCAACTCTGCATCTCCATCGAGCGGTTGTACGTCCACGAGTCGATCGCGGACGTCTTCCTCGAGCGCTTCGCCGCCCGCACCAAGGCCATGCGGCTCGGCAAGTCCCTCGCCTACGGTGCCGACATGGGCTCGCTGGTGGGGGAGCGGCAGCTGGAGACGGTCACCCGCCATGTCGAGGAGGCCGTGTCGAAGGGGGCCAAGGTCGTCGCCGGTGGCGTCGCCCGCCCGGACATCGGCCCCTACTTCTTCGAGCCGACCATCCTCGACGGCGTCACCGAACCGATGGCCGTGTGCACCGAGGAGACCTTCGGCCCGGTCGTCTCCCTCTACCGTTTCAAGACCGAGGACGAGGCGGTCGAGCTCGCCAACTCCACGCCGTACGGCCTGAATTCCTCGGTGTGGACGAAGGACGGCAGGCGCGGCCGCGAGATCGCCTCACGGGTCCGGGCCGGCACGGTCAACGTCAACGAGGGGTACGCCTCCGCCTACGGCAGCGTCCAGTCCCCGATGGGCGGCATGAAGGACTCCGGCCTCGGCCGCCGCCATGGCTCCGAGGGCATCCTCAAGTACACCGAGGCCCAGACGGTCGCCCAGCAGCGGCTGCTGCCGATGGCGCCCTCGCTGGGGATGGACGACGAGAAGTACGCGCAGTTCATGAGCCGGAGCCTGAGGCTGATGAAGGCCTTCCGCTTCAAGTAG
- a CDS encoding serine/threonine-protein kinase, which yields MSSSGGVGHESDETTSYVLQPPRAPQPEPGVGRLIGGRYRLLAKLGHGGMGTVWRAKDETVDREVAVKEPRVPDHLPERERANAFERMRREARAAARLDHPSVVNVHDVAVVDGRPWIVMELVQGRSLGDALQEGTLGAREAARIGLEVLGALEAAHAGGILHRDVKPDNVLLGRYDRVVLTDFGIAQIEGETNLTDTGGFVGSPEFIAPERVLGQRPGPASDLWSLGVVLYAATEGVSPFRRSNTPATLQSVLNATPAPPAAAHGPLAEAINGLLQKDPARRPNAAQVRALLEATAHPPVPEPTQIVRTVEVPAGGGLRLGRKAWLGLGAAVVAAAVAAYLVIADPFAGPLPDGWTKKHTKDVAATLAVPADYQPTTPDRKTDKTHWITYADYSGSIWIELTLDRKAEDTANNIAGSAAAEMYDDDSRFKESGEYDLSMPDTAKTRPEDQTYQGRKAAKNTVTYKTTDTQNSRPRELQIFYYRTSTGDMYKLTVSYPGKGDFTGRGREVARTALANLGVDRL from the coding sequence ATGAGCAGCAGCGGGGGAGTCGGCCACGAGTCCGACGAGACGACGAGTTATGTACTGCAACCTCCCAGGGCCCCTCAGCCGGAGCCGGGCGTCGGCCGGCTCATCGGGGGCCGATACCGGCTGCTCGCCAAGCTCGGGCACGGTGGCATGGGCACGGTGTGGCGGGCCAAGGACGAGACGGTGGACCGCGAGGTGGCCGTCAAGGAACCCCGCGTCCCGGACCATCTTCCCGAACGCGAACGAGCAAACGCCTTCGAGCGGATGCGTCGTGAGGCACGCGCAGCCGCCCGGCTGGACCATCCCTCCGTCGTGAACGTGCATGACGTGGCGGTCGTGGACGGCCGGCCGTGGATCGTGATGGAGCTGGTGCAGGGCCGTTCGCTGGGCGACGCGTTGCAGGAGGGCACCCTCGGGGCGCGGGAAGCGGCGAGAATCGGCCTCGAGGTGCTCGGCGCGCTGGAGGCGGCGCACGCGGGGGGCATCCTGCACAGGGATGTGAAACCGGACAACGTCCTGCTCGGCCGGTACGACCGGGTCGTCCTCACCGACTTCGGCATCGCCCAGATCGAGGGCGAGACCAACCTGACCGACACCGGCGGCTTCGTCGGCTCGCCGGAGTTCATCGCCCCCGAGCGGGTGCTGGGCCAGCGACCCGGCCCCGCCTCCGACCTCTGGTCCCTCGGCGTGGTCCTGTACGCGGCGACGGAGGGCGTCTCGCCGTTCCGCCGCAGCAACACCCCCGCGACCCTCCAGTCCGTCCTCAACGCCACGCCCGCGCCGCCCGCCGCCGCGCACGGCCCGCTCGCCGAGGCCATCAACGGCCTCCTCCAGAAGGACCCGGCGCGCCGCCCGAACGCCGCGCAGGTCAGGGCGCTCCTGGAGGCCACCGCCCACCCGCCCGTCCCCGAGCCCACGCAGATCGTGCGGACCGTGGAGGTCCCCGCGGGCGGCGGCCTCCGGCTGGGCCGCAAGGCGTGGCTCGGGCTCGGCGCGGCGGTCGTCGCGGCCGCGGTGGCGGCGTATCTGGTGATCGCGGACCCGTTCGCGGGACCGCTGCCGGACGGCTGGACCAAGAAGCACACCAAGGACGTCGCCGCGACGCTTGCCGTGCCCGCGGACTACCAGCCCACCACGCCCGACCGGAAGACGGACAAGACCCACTGGATCACGTACGCCGACTACAGCGGCAGCATCTGGATCGAACTGACCCTGGACCGGAAGGCCGAGGACACCGCGAACAACATCGCGGGGTCCGCGGCCGCCGAGATGTACGACGACGACAGTCGGTTCAAGGAGAGCGGCGAGTACGACCTCAGCATGCCGGACACCGCGAAGACCCGGCCGGAGGACCAGACCTACCAGGGCCGCAAGGCCGCCAAGAACACCGTCACGTACAAGACCACGGACACGCAGAATTCCCGCCCGCGCGAACTCCAGATCTTCTACTACCGGACCTCCACCGGCGACATGTACAAACTCACCGTCAGCTATCCCGGCAAGGGGGACTTCACCGGGCGGGGGCGGGAGGTGGCGCGGACGGCGCTCGCGAATCTGGGCGTGGACAGGCTCTGA
- a CDS encoding GMC family oxidoreductase — MPQDTYDYDVIVVGSGFGGSVTALRLTEKGYRVGVLEAGRRFTRETLPRNSWDLKNYLWAPKLGMFGIQRIHLLGNVMVLAGAGVGGGSLNYANTLYVPPKPFFEDPQWRDITDWQEELKPFYDQARRMLGVRLNPTMTPSDVHLKAAAERMGVGDTFHMAPVGVFFGDGEDADGAAKAEPGEQVDDPYFGGAGPARRACTECGECMTGCRHGAKNTLNENYLYLAEKAGAVVHPLTSVVSVTDDSQGGYAVATLPTDERRAKGRTFKARHVVIAAGTYGTQTLLHRMKAGGQLPYISDRLGELTRTNSEALVGAQTDNRRYRRATGAPKVDFTQGVAITSSIHPDDNTHIEPVRYGKGSNSMGGLSILQVPYAEGSSRVMAWLANAARHPLLVLRSLSNRRWSEKTIIGLVMQSLDNSLSTYLKPDGVGKGLLTARQGHGAPNPKQIRAASEAASAIAADINGFAGSNVGELMGAPLTAHFLGGCPIGSSRDTGVIDPYHRLYGHPGISVVDGAAVSANLGVNPSLTITAQAERAMSYWPNNGEQDPRPEQGEAYERLNPVEPTSPAVPAEAFGALKLPFLGMPAVPKKS; from the coding sequence GTGCCACAGGACACCTACGACTACGACGTCATCGTCGTCGGATCAGGCTTCGGCGGCAGCGTCACCGCCCTTCGCCTCACCGAGAAGGGCTACCGCGTAGGTGTCCTGGAAGCCGGCCGCCGTTTCACCCGCGAGACCCTCCCCAGGAACTCCTGGGACCTGAAGAACTACCTCTGGGCGCCGAAACTCGGCATGTTCGGCATCCAGCGCATCCATCTCCTGGGCAACGTCATGGTCCTCGCGGGGGCGGGTGTCGGCGGCGGCTCGCTCAACTACGCCAACACCCTCTACGTCCCCCCGAAGCCGTTCTTCGAGGACCCCCAGTGGCGTGACATCACGGACTGGCAGGAGGAGCTGAAGCCGTTCTACGACCAGGCCCGCCGCATGCTCGGGGTACGGCTCAACCCGACGATGACCCCCTCCGACGTGCACCTCAAGGCGGCCGCGGAGCGGATGGGCGTCGGCGACACCTTCCACATGGCCCCGGTCGGCGTGTTCTTCGGCGACGGCGAGGACGCGGACGGCGCCGCCAAGGCCGAACCCGGTGAGCAGGTGGACGACCCCTACTTCGGCGGCGCGGGCCCCGCCCGCAGGGCCTGCACCGAGTGCGGCGAGTGCATGACCGGCTGCCGGCACGGCGCCAAGAACACCCTGAACGAGAACTACCTCTACCTCGCCGAGAAGGCGGGCGCGGTCGTGCACCCCCTCACCTCCGTCGTGTCGGTCACCGACGACTCCCAGGGCGGCTACGCGGTCGCGACCCTCCCCACCGACGAGCGCCGCGCGAAGGGCCGCACCTTCAAGGCCCGCCATGTCGTCATCGCCGCCGGCACCTACGGCACCCAGACCCTCCTGCACCGTATGAAGGCGGGCGGCCAACTGCCGTACATCTCGGACCGGTTGGGCGAGCTCACCCGCACCAACTCCGAGGCCCTGGTCGGCGCCCAGACAGACAACCGCCGCTACCGCAGGGCCACGGGTGCGCCCAAGGTCGACTTCACCCAGGGTGTCGCCATCACCTCGTCCATCCACCCGGACGACAACACCCACATCGAGCCGGTCCGCTACGGCAAGGGCTCCAACTCGATGGGCGGCCTGTCGATCCTCCAGGTGCCGTACGCCGAGGGCTCGTCGAGGGTCATGGCCTGGCTGGCGAACGCCGCGAGGCACCCGCTCCTCGTCCTGCGCTCCCTCTCCAACCGCCGCTGGTCGGAGAAGACCATCATCGGCCTGGTCATGCAGTCACTGGACAACTCCCTGTCGACGTACCTGAAACCGGACGGCGTCGGCAAGGGCCTGCTCACCGCCCGGCAGGGCCACGGCGCCCCCAACCCCAAGCAGATCAGGGCCGCTTCCGAGGCCGCTTCCGCGATCGCCGCCGACATCAACGGCTTCGCCGGCTCCAACGTCGGCGAGCTGATGGGCGCCCCGCTCACCGCGCACTTCCTCGGCGGCTGCCCGATCGGCTCCTCCCGCGACACCGGCGTCATCGACCCGTACCACCGGCTCTACGGGCACCCCGGGATCTCGGTCGTGGACGGCGCCGCGGTCTCCGCCAACCTCGGCGTGAATCCCTCGCTGACGATCACCGCGCAGGCGGAGCGGGCGATGTCGTACTGGCCCAACAACGGCGAGCAGGACCCGCGTCCGGAGCAGGGCGAGGCGTACGAGCGGCTGAACCCCGTCGAGCCCACGTCACCGGCGGTCCCGGCGGAGGCCTTCGGCGCGCTGAAGCTGCCGTTCCTGGGGATGCCGGCGGTGCCGAAGAAGTCGTAG